A region from the Acyrthosiphon pisum isolate AL4f chromosome A1, pea_aphid_22Mar2018_4r6ur, whole genome shotgun sequence genome encodes:
- the LOC100167456 gene encoding membrane-bound transcription factor site-1 protease isoform X1 → MSALRVVQLILLSAGIRFAVCHSMFESHVVDQEYIVTFNGYYLNETRYNYISAALRSSGVNNWKILERKNAATQYPSDFDVLFVDEYYSLKALDALTGHPVIKKVTPQRLVQRYLNEHLNGTENKVLLHRRSLGQDIKLWQKLNKRYKTRHILRAVPSQITKILKADVLWRLGITGKGVKVAIFDTGLSNSHPHFKRVSERTDWTGDGDLDDGLGHGTFVAGLIASHRECFGFAPDADLHIFRVFTNNQVSYTSWFLDAFNYAIMKKVHVLNLSIGGPDFMDQPFVDKVWELTANGVIMISAIGNDGPLYGTLNNPADQMDVIGVGGISFDDHIAKFSSRGMTTWELPQGYGRLKPDIVSYGTDVHGSSVSGGCRTLSGTSVASPVVAGAVTLLTSGILAQGKVVNPASMKQALLASSQRLPGVNMFEQGHGKLDLLNAYKVLSSYIPQVSFSPSYVDLTECQYMWPYCTQPLYYTGIPVIVNVTVLNGLAVFGKVVDVPVWYPYSHDNGHYLDVTIRYSQTLWPWSGWMAIALSVSQTIPKDWSGTVAGHIELTIESANTNYTVNLPLRAAIIPPPPRIRRILWDQYHNLRYPPGYFPRDNLNVKNDPLDWNADHIHTNFKGLYQHLRSSGYYVEVLGEPYTCFNATNYGALLVIDPEEEFFSEEIVKIETDIANYNLSVIIFADWYNVSVMKKIKFFDENTKQWWMPVTGGSNIPALNDLLAPFGISLGSNVYYGEYEMGDRKVHYSSGTHITSFPNEGIVVAKTLKNQGEEILGSDKSGREVDVPILGLYKSSGYIILYGDSNCLDNNHIEIDCYWMLDAIMEYISTGKLPHVFLEDNVKISKNNTTHYLTERLEHNELHKYSKVIRKSDSGIVQLPIPLCVTIDLAKTVVLNISANSDNYKPQKLKTDPSYKDENEYVWLQSLAASSKVSNETLAIEGFFTGFFLPITTLAIVLSIVAIFILWRYYCWRAKAKQGLIALGKKKTVGGIKKSFMYMLNHNSRIQSARGYNL, encoded by the exons atgtcaGCTTTACGCGTCGTTCAATTGATTCTCCTCTCGGCCGGCATACGGTTCGCCGTGTGTCACTCGATGTTTGAGTCGCACGTCGTCGATCAAG AATATATTGTGACATTCAATGGATATTACTTAAACGAAACAAGGTACAATTACATATCGGCTGCATTAAGATCTTCAGGCGTTAACAATTGGAAAATTTTAGAAAGAAAAAATGCTGCCACCCAATATCCAAGTgattttgatgttttattt GTTGATGAATATTATTCCTTAAAAGCCTTAGATGCACTGACTGGTCATCcagtaattaaaaaagtaaccCCACAACGATTAGTACaaagatatttaaatgaacACTTAAATGGAACTGAAAATAAAGTGCTCTTACATAGAAGAAGCCTTGGCCAA gataTAAAATTATGGCAAAAACTAAACAAACGATATAAAACTCGACACATACTTCGTGCTGTTCCTTCTCAAATAACCAAAATTCTCAAAGCTGATGTTTTATGGCGGTTAGGTATTACAG GCAAGGGTGTGAAGGTAGCAATTTTTGACACTGGTTTGAGTAATTCTCATCCACATTTCAAAAGAGTATCTGAGAGAACTGATTGGACAGGGGATGGAGACTTGGATGATGGTCTTGGCCATGGTACATTTGTAGCGGGACTTATAGCGTCACACCGTGAATGTTTTGGGTTTGCCCCTGATGCAgatttacatattttcagagtatttactaataatcaA gTTTCGTATACATCATGGTTTTTAGATGCATTTAATTATGctattatgaaaaaagttcatgTTCTTAATTTGAGTATTGGTGGTCCTGATTTTATGGATCAACCTTTTGTTGACAAAGTTTGGGAATTAACTGCTAATGGAGTTATTATGATATCGGCTATTGGTAATGATGGACCTTTGTATGG TACTCTGAATAATCCTGCTGATCAAATGGACGTTATTGGTGTGGGTGGGATAAGTTTTGATGATCATATAGCAAAATTTTCATCGCGAGGAATGACTACATGGGAATTACCACAggg gTATGGCCGTTTGAAACCTGATATAGTTAGTTATGGCACAGATGTACATGGATCAAGTGTGAGTGGAGGATGTCGGACTCTCTCTGGCACTAGTGTTGCATCACCTGTGGTAGCTGGGGCTGTAACACTTTTAACTAG TGGTATATTGGCCCAAGGTAAAGTAGTCAATCCTGCAAGTATGAAGCAAGCTCTTTTAGCCAGTTCTCAAAGATTACCAGGCGTCAATATGTTTGAACAAGGACATGGAAAGCTAGACCTTTTGAATGCTTACAAAGTATTGTCTAGCTACATACCACAAGTCAGTTTCAGCCCTAG TTATGTAGATTTGACGGAATGTCAATATATGTGGCCCTACTGCACtcaaccattatattatactggtatACCAGTCATTGTCAATGTCACTGTACTCAATGGTTTGGCAGTGTTTGGAAAAGTGGTTGATGTTCCTGTTTGGTATCCATATTCCCATGACAATGGACATTACTTAGATGTGACTATACGTTATTCTCAGACATTATGGCCTTGGTCAGGTTGGATGGCTATTGCACTATCTGTGTCACAAACTATACCTAAAGATTGGAGTGGAACTGTTGCTGGCCATATTGAACTCACAATCGAATCAGCGAATACCAATTACACAGTTAATTTGCCGTTAAGAGCTGCTATTATACCTCCTCCACCAAGAATAAGAAGAATCCTGTGGGATCAGTACCATAATTTAAGATACCCACCGGGGTATTTTCCAAGAGAtaatttgaatgtaaaaaatgaCCCATTAGACTGGAATGCAGATCAcatacatacaaattttaag GGTTTATACCAACATTTACGTAGTTCTGGTTATTATGTTGAAGTATTGGGTGAACCGTATACATGCTTTAATGCTACCAACTATGGAGCATTGCTAGTTATAGATCCTGAAGAAGAGTTTTTCTCTGaagaaatagtaaaaattgaGACTGACATTGCCAATTacaatttatcagttattatttttgcagACTGGTATAATGTTTCTGTGATGAAAAAG ataaaatttTTTGATGAAAACACCAAGCAATGGTGGATGCCAGTAACAGGAGGCTCAAACATTCCAGCTTTAAATGACTTGTTGGCTCCCTTTGGCATATCTCTAGGATCTAACGTTTATTATGGAGAATATGAAATGGGAGATAGAAAAGTACATTATTCTTCAGGTACTCATATAACATCATTTCCAAATGAAGGAATTGTTGTtgctaaaactttaaaaaatcaag gtGAAGAAATTTTAGGAAGTGATAAAAGTGGACGAGAAGTTGATGTCCCCATTTTAGGCTTATATAAATCCTCAggatatattattctttatggTGATTCTAATTGTCTAGACAATAATCATATTGAAATtg actGTTATTGGATGTTGGATGCTATCATGGAATATATATCTACTGGTAAGCTACCACATGTTTTTCTTGAGGATAATGTGAAAATCAGCAAAAACAATACTACGCATTATTTAACTGAGCGTCTTGAACACAATGAATTACACAA ATACTCTAAAGTGATAAGAAAAAGTGATTCTGGTATTGTACAACTACCTATCCCATTGTGTGTCACAATTGATTTGGCTAAAACTGTTGTTCTTAATATTTCAGCAAACAG tgATAATTACAAGCctcaaaaattgaaaactgaccccTCTTACAAGGATGAAAATGAGTATGTATGGTTGCAATCTCTAGCAGCCAGTTCAAAAGTTTCAAATGAGACATTAGCAATTGAAGGATTTTTCACTGGATTTTTCTTACCTATAACAACACTTGCAATTGTATTGTCTATAGTAGCTATTTTCATTTTATGGCGATATTATTGTTGGAGAGCAAAAGCTAAACAGGGTCTTATAGcccttggtaaaaaaaaaactgttggaggaatcaaaaaaagttttatgtatATGCTCAACCACAACAGTAGAATTCAATCTGCTAGAGGATATAATTTGTGA
- the LOC100167456 gene encoding membrane-bound transcription factor site-1 protease isoform X2, translated as MLPPNIQVDEYYSLKALDALTGHPVIKKVTPQRLVQRYLNEHLNGTENKVLLHRRSLGQDIKLWQKLNKRYKTRHILRAVPSQITKILKADVLWRLGITGKGVKVAIFDTGLSNSHPHFKRVSERTDWTGDGDLDDGLGHGTFVAGLIASHRECFGFAPDADLHIFRVFTNNQVSYTSWFLDAFNYAIMKKVHVLNLSIGGPDFMDQPFVDKVWELTANGVIMISAIGNDGPLYGTLNNPADQMDVIGVGGISFDDHIAKFSSRGMTTWELPQGYGRLKPDIVSYGTDVHGSSVSGGCRTLSGTSVASPVVAGAVTLLTSGILAQGKVVNPASMKQALLASSQRLPGVNMFEQGHGKLDLLNAYKVLSSYIPQVSFSPSYVDLTECQYMWPYCTQPLYYTGIPVIVNVTVLNGLAVFGKVVDVPVWYPYSHDNGHYLDVTIRYSQTLWPWSGWMAIALSVSQTIPKDWSGTVAGHIELTIESANTNYTVNLPLRAAIIPPPPRIRRILWDQYHNLRYPPGYFPRDNLNVKNDPLDWNADHIHTNFKGLYQHLRSSGYYVEVLGEPYTCFNATNYGALLVIDPEEEFFSEEIVKIETDIANYNLSVIIFADWYNVSVMKKIKFFDENTKQWWMPVTGGSNIPALNDLLAPFGISLGSNVYYGEYEMGDRKVHYSSGTHITSFPNEGIVVAKTLKNQGEEILGSDKSGREVDVPILGLYKSSGYIILYGDSNCLDNNHIEIDCYWMLDAIMEYISTGKLPHVFLEDNVKISKNNTTHYLTERLEHNELHKYSKVIRKSDSGIVQLPIPLCVTIDLAKTVVLNISANSDNYKPQKLKTDPSYKDENEYVWLQSLAASSKVSNETLAIEGFFTGFFLPITTLAIVLSIVAIFILWRYYCWRAKAKQGLIALGKKKTVGGIKKSFMYMLNHNSRIQSARGYNL; from the exons ATGCTGCCACCCAATATCCAA GTTGATGAATATTATTCCTTAAAAGCCTTAGATGCACTGACTGGTCATCcagtaattaaaaaagtaaccCCACAACGATTAGTACaaagatatttaaatgaacACTTAAATGGAACTGAAAATAAAGTGCTCTTACATAGAAGAAGCCTTGGCCAA gataTAAAATTATGGCAAAAACTAAACAAACGATATAAAACTCGACACATACTTCGTGCTGTTCCTTCTCAAATAACCAAAATTCTCAAAGCTGATGTTTTATGGCGGTTAGGTATTACAG GCAAGGGTGTGAAGGTAGCAATTTTTGACACTGGTTTGAGTAATTCTCATCCACATTTCAAAAGAGTATCTGAGAGAACTGATTGGACAGGGGATGGAGACTTGGATGATGGTCTTGGCCATGGTACATTTGTAGCGGGACTTATAGCGTCACACCGTGAATGTTTTGGGTTTGCCCCTGATGCAgatttacatattttcagagtatttactaataatcaA gTTTCGTATACATCATGGTTTTTAGATGCATTTAATTATGctattatgaaaaaagttcatgTTCTTAATTTGAGTATTGGTGGTCCTGATTTTATGGATCAACCTTTTGTTGACAAAGTTTGGGAATTAACTGCTAATGGAGTTATTATGATATCGGCTATTGGTAATGATGGACCTTTGTATGG TACTCTGAATAATCCTGCTGATCAAATGGACGTTATTGGTGTGGGTGGGATAAGTTTTGATGATCATATAGCAAAATTTTCATCGCGAGGAATGACTACATGGGAATTACCACAggg gTATGGCCGTTTGAAACCTGATATAGTTAGTTATGGCACAGATGTACATGGATCAAGTGTGAGTGGAGGATGTCGGACTCTCTCTGGCACTAGTGTTGCATCACCTGTGGTAGCTGGGGCTGTAACACTTTTAACTAG TGGTATATTGGCCCAAGGTAAAGTAGTCAATCCTGCAAGTATGAAGCAAGCTCTTTTAGCCAGTTCTCAAAGATTACCAGGCGTCAATATGTTTGAACAAGGACATGGAAAGCTAGACCTTTTGAATGCTTACAAAGTATTGTCTAGCTACATACCACAAGTCAGTTTCAGCCCTAG TTATGTAGATTTGACGGAATGTCAATATATGTGGCCCTACTGCACtcaaccattatattatactggtatACCAGTCATTGTCAATGTCACTGTACTCAATGGTTTGGCAGTGTTTGGAAAAGTGGTTGATGTTCCTGTTTGGTATCCATATTCCCATGACAATGGACATTACTTAGATGTGACTATACGTTATTCTCAGACATTATGGCCTTGGTCAGGTTGGATGGCTATTGCACTATCTGTGTCACAAACTATACCTAAAGATTGGAGTGGAACTGTTGCTGGCCATATTGAACTCACAATCGAATCAGCGAATACCAATTACACAGTTAATTTGCCGTTAAGAGCTGCTATTATACCTCCTCCACCAAGAATAAGAAGAATCCTGTGGGATCAGTACCATAATTTAAGATACCCACCGGGGTATTTTCCAAGAGAtaatttgaatgtaaaaaatgaCCCATTAGACTGGAATGCAGATCAcatacatacaaattttaag GGTTTATACCAACATTTACGTAGTTCTGGTTATTATGTTGAAGTATTGGGTGAACCGTATACATGCTTTAATGCTACCAACTATGGAGCATTGCTAGTTATAGATCCTGAAGAAGAGTTTTTCTCTGaagaaatagtaaaaattgaGACTGACATTGCCAATTacaatttatcagttattatttttgcagACTGGTATAATGTTTCTGTGATGAAAAAG ataaaatttTTTGATGAAAACACCAAGCAATGGTGGATGCCAGTAACAGGAGGCTCAAACATTCCAGCTTTAAATGACTTGTTGGCTCCCTTTGGCATATCTCTAGGATCTAACGTTTATTATGGAGAATATGAAATGGGAGATAGAAAAGTACATTATTCTTCAGGTACTCATATAACATCATTTCCAAATGAAGGAATTGTTGTtgctaaaactttaaaaaatcaag gtGAAGAAATTTTAGGAAGTGATAAAAGTGGACGAGAAGTTGATGTCCCCATTTTAGGCTTATATAAATCCTCAggatatattattctttatggTGATTCTAATTGTCTAGACAATAATCATATTGAAATtg actGTTATTGGATGTTGGATGCTATCATGGAATATATATCTACTGGTAAGCTACCACATGTTTTTCTTGAGGATAATGTGAAAATCAGCAAAAACAATACTACGCATTATTTAACTGAGCGTCTTGAACACAATGAATTACACAA ATACTCTAAAGTGATAAGAAAAAGTGATTCTGGTATTGTACAACTACCTATCCCATTGTGTGTCACAATTGATTTGGCTAAAACTGTTGTTCTTAATATTTCAGCAAACAG tgATAATTACAAGCctcaaaaattgaaaactgaccccTCTTACAAGGATGAAAATGAGTATGTATGGTTGCAATCTCTAGCAGCCAGTTCAAAAGTTTCAAATGAGACATTAGCAATTGAAGGATTTTTCACTGGATTTTTCTTACCTATAACAACACTTGCAATTGTATTGTCTATAGTAGCTATTTTCATTTTATGGCGATATTATTGTTGGAGAGCAAAAGCTAAACAGGGTCTTATAGcccttggtaaaaaaaaaactgttggaggaatcaaaaaaagttttatgtatATGCTCAACCACAACAGTAGAATTCAATCTGCTAGAGGATATAATTTGTGA
- the LOC100165415 gene encoding nucleoporin SEH1-like has translation MVEAHSINAEHKDLIHDVAFDYYGERMATCSTDQFVKVWDQDEQGNWNLTASWKAHSGSVWKVTWAHPEFGQVIATCSFDRTAAIWEEIMGESNENGTLLRHWVRRANLVDSRTSVTDVKFGPKSFGLILATCSADGVMRIYEAPDAMNLAQWPLQHEVSLKVPSSCLTWNPLLSNFRTPNAMIAVGSDDNSNTSNSKVFICEYNEVSRRWAKTESVASVAHPVHDMIFAPNMGRSFYLLAIATNNVRILKLKPILDATSGFPYTIETAAQFNDHFCTVWRVAWNITGTVLASSGDDGCVRLWKSTVDAWKCVGVLKRDGKLPQPQSKKTQSTAQNNLTRFFKLGQITHPSEVHWH, from the exons ATGGTTGAAGCACACAGTATTAATGCGGAGCACAAAGACTTAATACACGATGTTGCATTTGACTACTATGGAGAAAGAATGGCGACATGTTCTACAGATCAATTTGTTAAA gtTTGGGACCAAGATGAACAAGGTAATTGGAATTTGACAGCTAGTTGGAAGGCTCATAGTGGATCCGTTTGGAAAGTAACTTGGGCACATCCAGAGTTTGGTCAAGTAATAGCAACATGTTCCTTTGACCGTACTGCCGCCATTTGGGAAGAAATAA TGGGGGAAAGTAATGAAAATGGAACATTATTACGGCATTGGGTGCGCAGAGCAAACTTAGTTGATTCCCGTACTTCTGTAACAGATGTAAAGTTTGGTCCAAAATCTTTTGGATTAATTTTAGCAACTTGCTCAGCTGATGGAGTAATGCGAATTTATGAAGCCCCCGATGCAATGAACCTTGCTCAATGGCCATTGCAACATGAAGTATCATTAAAAGTACCTAGTAGTTGTCTCACATGGAATCCTTTATTatctaa ttttagaaCTCCGAATGCAATGATAGCAGTTGGTAGTGATGATAATTCCAATACTTCAAACAGTAAAGTATTTATATGTGAATACAATGAAGTATCTCGTCGATGGGCAAAAACTGAATCTGTAGCTAGTGTAGCTCATCCAGTACATGATATGATATTTGCACCTAATATGGGACgatcattttatttgttagcAATTGCGACAAATAATGTTCGCATATTAAAACTCAAACCAATTCT tgATGCTACTAGTGGTTTCCCCTATACTATAGAAACTGCAGCTCAATTTAATGATCATTTTTGTACTGTCTGGCGTGTTGCATGGAATATAACTGGCACTGTTTTAGCATCATCTGGTGATGATGGATGTGTGAGACTATGGAAAT caacAGTAGATGCCTGGAAATGTGTTGGAGTGTTAAAACGTGATGGAAAATTGCCACAACCACAATCTAAAAAGACCCAATCAACTgctcaaaacaatttaacaagGTTTTTCAAACTTGGTCAAATAACTCATCCTAGTGAAGTACATTGGCATTAa
- the LOC100165415 gene encoding nucleoporin SEH1-like isoform X2: MVEAHSINAEHKDLIHDVAFDYYGERMATCSTDQFVKVWDQDEQGNWNLTASWKAHSGSVWKVTWAHPEFGQVIATCSFDRTAAIWEEIMGESNENGTLLRHWVRRANLVDSRTSVTDVKFGPKSFGLILATCSADGVMRIYEAPDAMNLAQWPLQHEVSLKVPSSCLTWNPLLSNFRTPNAMIAVGSDDNSNTSNSKVFICEYNEVSRRWAKTESVASVAHPVHDMIFAPNMGRSFYLLAIATNNVRILKLKPILNYNFLHSDATSGFPYTIETAAQFNDHFCTVWRVAWNITGTVLASSGDDGCVRLWKLDAWKCVGVLKRDGKLPQPQSKKTQSTAQNNLTRFFKLGQITHPSEVHWH; encoded by the exons ATGGTTGAAGCACACAGTATTAATGCGGAGCACAAAGACTTAATACACGATGTTGCATTTGACTACTATGGAGAAAGAATGGCGACATGTTCTACAGATCAATTTGTTAAA gtTTGGGACCAAGATGAACAAGGTAATTGGAATTTGACAGCTAGTTGGAAGGCTCATAGTGGATCCGTTTGGAAAGTAACTTGGGCACATCCAGAGTTTGGTCAAGTAATAGCAACATGTTCCTTTGACCGTACTGCCGCCATTTGGGAAGAAATAA TGGGGGAAAGTAATGAAAATGGAACATTATTACGGCATTGGGTGCGCAGAGCAAACTTAGTTGATTCCCGTACTTCTGTAACAGATGTAAAGTTTGGTCCAAAATCTTTTGGATTAATTTTAGCAACTTGCTCAGCTGATGGAGTAATGCGAATTTATGAAGCCCCCGATGCAATGAACCTTGCTCAATGGCCATTGCAACATGAAGTATCATTAAAAGTACCTAGTAGTTGTCTCACATGGAATCCTTTATTatctaa ttttagaaCTCCGAATGCAATGATAGCAGTTGGTAGTGATGATAATTCCAATACTTCAAACAGTAAAGTATTTATATGTGAATACAATGAAGTATCTCGTCGATGGGCAAAAACTGAATCTGTAGCTAGTGTAGCTCATCCAGTACATGATATGATATTTGCACCTAATATGGGACgatcattttatttgttagcAATTGCGACAAATAATGTTCGCATATTAAAACTCAAACCAATTCT taattataattttttacacagtgATGCTACTAGTGGTTTCCCCTATACTATAGAAACTGCAGCTCAATTTAATGATCATTTTTGTACTGTCTGGCGTGTTGCATGGAATATAACTGGCACTGTTTTAGCATCATCTGGTGATGATGGATGTGTGAGACTATGGAAAT TAGATGCCTGGAAATGTGTTGGAGTGTTAAAACGTGATGGAAAATTGCCACAACCACAATCTAAAAAGACCCAATCAACTgctcaaaacaatttaacaagGTTTTTCAAACTTGGTCAAATAACTCATCCTAGTGAAGTACATTGGCATTAa
- the LOC100165415 gene encoding nucleoporin SEH1-like isoform X1 has translation MVEAHSINAEHKDLIHDVAFDYYGERMATCSTDQFVKVWDQDEQGNWNLTASWKAHSGSVWKVTWAHPEFGQVIATCSFDRTAAIWEEIMGESNENGTLLRHWVRRANLVDSRTSVTDVKFGPKSFGLILATCSADGVMRIYEAPDAMNLAQWPLQHEVSLKVPSSCLTWNPLLSNFRTPNAMIAVGSDDNSNTSNSKVFICEYNEVSRRWAKTESVASVAHPVHDMIFAPNMGRSFYLLAIATNNVRILKLKPILNYNFLHSDATSGFPYTIETAAQFNDHFCTVWRVAWNITGTVLASSGDDGCVRLWKSTVDAWKCVGVLKRDGKLPQPQSKKTQSTAQNNLTRFFKLGQITHPSEVHWH, from the exons ATGGTTGAAGCACACAGTATTAATGCGGAGCACAAAGACTTAATACACGATGTTGCATTTGACTACTATGGAGAAAGAATGGCGACATGTTCTACAGATCAATTTGTTAAA gtTTGGGACCAAGATGAACAAGGTAATTGGAATTTGACAGCTAGTTGGAAGGCTCATAGTGGATCCGTTTGGAAAGTAACTTGGGCACATCCAGAGTTTGGTCAAGTAATAGCAACATGTTCCTTTGACCGTACTGCCGCCATTTGGGAAGAAATAA TGGGGGAAAGTAATGAAAATGGAACATTATTACGGCATTGGGTGCGCAGAGCAAACTTAGTTGATTCCCGTACTTCTGTAACAGATGTAAAGTTTGGTCCAAAATCTTTTGGATTAATTTTAGCAACTTGCTCAGCTGATGGAGTAATGCGAATTTATGAAGCCCCCGATGCAATGAACCTTGCTCAATGGCCATTGCAACATGAAGTATCATTAAAAGTACCTAGTAGTTGTCTCACATGGAATCCTTTATTatctaa ttttagaaCTCCGAATGCAATGATAGCAGTTGGTAGTGATGATAATTCCAATACTTCAAACAGTAAAGTATTTATATGTGAATACAATGAAGTATCTCGTCGATGGGCAAAAACTGAATCTGTAGCTAGTGTAGCTCATCCAGTACATGATATGATATTTGCACCTAATATGGGACgatcattttatttgttagcAATTGCGACAAATAATGTTCGCATATTAAAACTCAAACCAATTCT taattataattttttacacagtgATGCTACTAGTGGTTTCCCCTATACTATAGAAACTGCAGCTCAATTTAATGATCATTTTTGTACTGTCTGGCGTGTTGCATGGAATATAACTGGCACTGTTTTAGCATCATCTGGTGATGATGGATGTGTGAGACTATGGAAAT caacAGTAGATGCCTGGAAATGTGTTGGAGTGTTAAAACGTGATGGAAAATTGCCACAACCACAATCTAAAAAGACCCAATCAACTgctcaaaacaatttaacaagGTTTTTCAAACTTGGTCAAATAACTCATCCTAGTGAAGTACATTGGCATTAa